TTGTAATTGCCGATATCGATGATGCCGGCCGTCGGGAAGTCCGGATAGAGCTTGAAGCGTTTTCCCTGCAGGTGCTTGATGCTGGCGTCAATCAGCTCGATGAAGTTGTGGGGCAGGATCTTGGTCGAAAGGCCGACAGCGATCCCCTCGGCCCCCTGGGCCAGCAACAGCGGAAACTTCACGGGCAGGTGGACAGGCTCTTTCTTCCGCCCGTCGTAGCTGAGCTGCCATTCGGTTATTTTTGGGCTGAAGACTACCTCCAGGGCAAATTTCGACAGGCGCGCCTCGATATACCGCGAGGCAGCCGCCCCGTCCCCCGTTAGGATGTTCCCCCAGTTCCCCTGGGTATCGATCAGCAAGTCCTTCTGCCCTATCTGGACCATGGCGTCGGCAATACTCGCATCCCCGTGGGGGTGGTACTGCATGGTCTGACCCACGACGTTGGCCACCTTGTTATAGCGGCCGTCGTCCATCTCCTTGAGGGCGTGCATGATTCGCCGTTGCACGGGCTTGAAACCGTCTTCAATGGCCGGCACGGCACGTTCCAGGATCACGTAGGAGGCGTAATCCAGGAACCAGTCCTTGTACATGCCGGTTACCCGGGTCAGGGCTTCCTGCTCCGCTTCCTGTTGGTTCGGATCGTTTGGTGGGGCGTTTTCTTCCATTGAGCCGGGCTGCTTACAATTGGTTTTCTTCTACCAGGTCCACTTCAACTTTCAGGTTTTCGATAATGAATTCCTGCCGGTCCGGCGTATTCTTGCCCATATAGAATTTGAGAAGTTCCTCGATGGACATCGCCTTGTCCAGCATCACGGGTTCCAGGCGGATGTCCTCGCCGATAAAGTGCTGGAATTCGTCTGGGGAAATCTCCCCGAGCCCTTTAAACCTCGTGATTTCAGGTTTCCCTTTAAGCTTTTTAACGGCCTCCCGCTTCTCTTCCTCGCTGTAGCAATAGATGGTTTCCTTTTTATTCCGCACCCGGAAGAGCGGCGTTTGCAGGATGTAGAGGTGGCCCTCCTTGATGATTTCGGGGAAAAATTGCAGGAAAAAAGTGATCAAAAGCAACCGGATATGCATCCCGTCGACGTCCGCATCCGTCGCGATCACGATGTTGTTATAGCGCAGGTCTTCCAGGGATTCCTCGATGTTCAGGGCTGCCTGTAACAGGTTGAATTCCTCGTTCTCATAGACGATTTTCTTGCTCATCCCGTAGGAGTTCAGCGGCTTCCCGCGCAGGCTGAATACCGCCTGGGTGTTGACGTCCCGGGATTTGGTGATGGAACCGGAGGCGGAATCCCCCTCGGTGATAAACAGCGTGGTCTCCAGCCGGCGGTCGTTTTTCATATTGTCCAGGTGCACCCGGCAATCCCGTAATTTCTTATTGTGCAGGCTGGCCTTCTTGGCGCGCTCCCGCGCGAGTTTGCGAATACCGGAGAGTTCCTTGCGCTCCCGTTCTGCCTGCTGGATCTTCCGCTGGATGAGTTCTGCGGTTTGCGGGTTTTTATGCAGGTAGTTATCGAGTTCCCTGCCCACAAAATCATTGATGTAGGTCCGGACGGTAGGCAGGTTGCCCCCCATGTCCGTGGAACCCAGCTTGGTCTTGGTCTGGCTTTCGAACACCGGTTCCATCACCTTGATGGAGATGGCGGATATCACGGATTTCCGCACGTCGGAAGGATCGTAGTTCTTGCCGTAGAAATCCCGTAAGGTCTTAACCAGCGCTTCGCGGAAGGCACTCTGGTGCGTCCCGCCCTGGGTAGTGTGCTGCCCGTTGACAAAGGAATGGTATTCTTCGCTGTACTGTGTTTTGCTATGGGTCAGGGCCACCTCGATATCCTCCCCTTTCAGGTGGATGATCGGATAGAGCAGGTCGTCAGCGCTGTTGTTGTCCTGCAAGAGGTCCTTCAGGCCGTTTTCGGAGTGGAATTTCTCCCCGTTGAACACAATGGTAAGCCCCGGGTTCAGGTATACGTAGTTCCGGAGCATCCGTTCCACGTACTCGCTCCGGTATTTGTATTTCTTGAAAATGGTTTCATCCGGGGTAAAGGTGACCTTGGTACCCCGCTTGCGGGAGGTTTCCTCCAGGAACTCCTCGTTCTTCAGGTCGCCGGTTTCGAACTCGGCGGCCTTGGACTTGCCATCCCGGTTGGATTCCACGCGGAAATAGGTGGAAAGGGCATTGACCGCCTTGGTCCCCACCCCGTTCAGGCCCACGGCTTTTTTAAAGGCCCGGGTATCGTATTTTCCGCCGGTGTTCATTTTGGAGACCACCTCCACTACCTTACCCAGCGGGATGCCCCGCCCGTAGTCCCGGACGGTTACCTTGTCCTCCCGGATCGTGATCTCGATGGTCTTCCCGGCCCCCATCACAAACTCGTCGATGCAGTTGTCGATCACTTCCTTCAGGAGGATATAGATGCCGTCATCGGCCGAGGAGCCGTCGCCGAGCTTCCCGATATACATACCGGGGCGCATCCGGATGTGCTCCTTCCAGTCGAGGGAACGGATATTCTCTTCGGTATATTGGGATTGCGCCATGCACTCAGGGGTTTAACCCGCTAATATAAAATATAGCAAAAGAAAATAAAATCGGGGCTTCCCAAAGTAATTAACAATACCGGCCGGCGTTTGTTGATTACTTTAATGCCCCTACTATACGCAAAAGCCGCGGCCCGACGTTGCGGCGGTGAGGCCTGCTCCCCGGGCAGGCACATCAGACGTTGAACCGGAAATGCATCACATCCCCGTCCTGAACGATGTATTCCTTGCCTTCAACGCGCATTTTTCCTGCTTCCCGAACCTTCGCTTCGCTGCCGTACCGGATGTAATCGTCATAGGAAATGACCTCTGCGCGAATAAAGCCTTTCTCAAAGTCTGTGTGGATAACCCCCGCTGCCTGAGGAGCTGACGACCCCACGGGTATGGTCCACGCCCGCACTTCCTTCTCCCCTGCGGTGAAATAGGTCTGCAGGTTAAGCAGGCTGTAGGCGGAGCGGATGAGCTTTGACGATCCGGGCTCGTCCAGTCCCAAATCTTCCAGGAAAAGCTGGCGCTCCTCAAAGGTTTCCAACTCGTTGATGTCCGCCTCCGTGGCTACGGCCAGGACCAATACTTCTGCCTGTTCCCCGGCAACGGCCTCTCGAACGCGGTCCACATATGCATTCCCGGTTGTGGCCGCCTGTTCGTCTACGTTGCAGACATACAGGACAGGCTTGTCGGTAATCAGCTGCAGGGGGGCCACAAATTCCCGGTAATCGTCCTCTTCGAATCCGATAGCCCGGACGGAGGTGCCGGATTCCAGTCCCTTTTTTAATCGCTCCAGGGCCGAGGCTTCCTTTTGGGCCTCCTTGTTGCCGGTGCGGGCAGACCTTCCCACCTTTTCCAGGCGCTTTTCCACGGTTTCCAGGTCCTTCAGCTGCAATTCCATATCGATGGTCTCCTTGTCGCGGATCGGATCTACCGACGCGTCCACATGGACCACGTTGTCATTGTCAAAACAGCGCAAGACGTGCAGGATGGCATCGGTTTCCCGGATATTCCCGAGGAATTGGTTGCCCAGCCCCTCCCCTTTGCTGGCGCCTTTGACGAGTCCGGCGATATCGACGATTTCGACGGTGGCAGGCACCACGCGCTGCGGCTGAACAAGGGATTCCAGCTTTTTCAGGCGCGGGTCCGGGACGTTGACTACCCCGATATTCGGTTCGATGGTGCAAAACGGAAAGTTTGCACTCTGGGCCTTCGCATTGGACAGGCAATTAAAAAGGGTCGATTTTCCGACATTTGGCAATCCTACAATTCCGGCTTTCATGGGTTCGATCTTGCAGAGCACTCAGGCTCCCGATTTACGGCTGCAAATATAGGCCAATATCCCGTTTCAGCCGGTATTCGGCCGGTATTCGACGTTAAATTT
This genomic window from Robiginitalea biformata HTCC2501 contains:
- a CDS encoding DNA topoisomerase IV subunit B, coding for MAQSQYTEENIRSLDWKEHIRMRPGMYIGKLGDGSSADDGIYILLKEVIDNCIDEFVMGAGKTIEITIREDKVTVRDYGRGIPLGKVVEVVSKMNTGGKYDTRAFKKAVGLNGVGTKAVNALSTYFRVESNRDGKSKAAEFETGDLKNEEFLEETSRKRGTKVTFTPDETIFKKYKYRSEYVERMLRNYVYLNPGLTIVFNGEKFHSENGLKDLLQDNNSADDLLYPIIHLKGEDIEVALTHSKTQYSEEYHSFVNGQHTTQGGTHQSAFREALVKTLRDFYGKNYDPSDVRKSVISAISIKVMEPVFESQTKTKLGSTDMGGNLPTVRTYINDFVGRELDNYLHKNPQTAELIQRKIQQAERERKELSGIRKLARERAKKASLHNKKLRDCRVHLDNMKNDRRLETTLFITEGDSASGSITKSRDVNTQAVFSLRGKPLNSYGMSKKIVYENEEFNLLQAALNIEESLEDLRYNNIVIATDADVDGMHIRLLLITFFLQFFPEIIKEGHLYILQTPLFRVRNKKETIYCYSEEEKREAVKKLKGKPEITRFKGLGEISPDEFQHFIGEDIRLEPVMLDKAMSIEELLKFYMGKNTPDRQEFIIENLKVEVDLVEENQL
- the ychF gene encoding redox-regulated ATPase YchF — protein: MKAGIVGLPNVGKSTLFNCLSNAKAQSANFPFCTIEPNIGVVNVPDPRLKKLESLVQPQRVVPATVEIVDIAGLVKGASKGEGLGNQFLGNIRETDAILHVLRCFDNDNVVHVDASVDPIRDKETIDMELQLKDLETVEKRLEKVGRSARTGNKEAQKEASALERLKKGLESGTSVRAIGFEEDDYREFVAPLQLITDKPVLYVCNVDEQAATTGNAYVDRVREAVAGEQAEVLVLAVATEADINELETFEERQLFLEDLGLDEPGSSKLIRSAYSLLNLQTYFTAGEKEVRAWTIPVGSSAPQAAGVIHTDFEKGFIRAEVISYDDYIRYGSEAKVREAGKMRVEGKEYIVQDGDVMHFRFNV